A section of the Tenrec ecaudatus isolate mTenEca1 chromosome 15, mTenEca1.hap1, whole genome shotgun sequence genome encodes:
- the LOC142427715 gene encoding mitochondrial import receptor subunit TOM5 homolog, which produces MFRLEGLTPKLDPEEMKQKMPEDMVSSIRNFLISVALLRVTPFI; this is translated from the coding sequence ATGTTTCGGCTCGAGGGCCTCACGCCGAAGCTGGACCCTGAGGAAATGAAACAGAAGATGCCCGAGGACATGGTCTCCTCCATACGGAACTTTCTTATTTCCGTGGCCCTGCTGCGAGTCACTCCATTTATCTGA